A window of the Spirochaetae bacterium HGW-Spirochaetae-1 genome harbors these coding sequences:
- a CDS encoding histidine triad nucleotide-binding protein yields the protein MDCIFCKIIAGDIPASKVYENDTILAFNDIDPKAPAHVLVVPKIHIADIENLTDDNKKIMGDLFMAVQEVARLKGITQKGYRVILNNGRAGGQEVFHMHIHVMGGKDSMGPMLAR from the coding sequence ATGGATTGCATATTCTGTAAAATAATTGCCGGAGACATCCCGGCATCGAAAGTATACGAAAACGATACGATCCTCGCCTTCAACGACATCGATCCCAAGGCCCCGGCCCACGTGCTTGTGGTACCCAAAATCCATATTGCCGATATTGAAAACCTGACCGATGACAACAAAAAAATCATGGGCGACCTTTTCATGGCAGTACAGGAAGTGGCACGTTTGAAAGGGATCACGCAAAAGGGATACCGGGTTATTTTAAATAACGGAAGGGCCGGCGGACAAGAGGTTTTTCATATGCACATTCACGTCATGGGCGGGAAGGATTCCATGGGACCCATGCTGGCCCGGTAA
- a CDS encoding DNA photolyase, translating to MEFTMVTIDGIKIIIYDKTEKETNIVRNFLGLTNRELFAYEDEDELGRIISHLKERGVKSKEVIILKKFLGRMYQKCPGSKNMICCNYRLLNTCFDCFYNCTYCFLNSYLNAYGITQFTNLENLADEIIAELDGSNDLVYRIGTGEFTDSLMMDEVTGIAAGLMKRLSRYDNVMLEFKTKSANIDHLLSVEEKGNAVLAWSLNTERNISLYEEGAATLDERIAAAEKARCAGYFCAFHFDPIIFYDGCMEEYGEVLDRLFSRIDPDGVVWISLGTFRHSPGFKEIIMDKFPHEQLTTGEMFPGTDGKMRYLKHKRIALYRYMKERIESWSGKPFVYLCMETGDIWESVFHVRYGNSEELERDFSRHLKENFLK from the coding sequence ATGGAATTTACCATGGTCACTATTGACGGAATCAAAATAATCATTTATGATAAAACCGAAAAGGAAACGAATATCGTCCGAAATTTTCTCGGGTTGACGAACAGGGAATTATTCGCATATGAGGATGAAGATGAACTGGGCAGGATCATATCTCACCTGAAGGAACGGGGGGTGAAGTCCAAGGAAGTGATCATATTAAAAAAATTTCTCGGGCGTATGTACCAGAAATGTCCCGGGTCAAAGAATATGATCTGCTGTAATTACCGGCTTCTCAACACCTGTTTCGATTGTTTTTATAATTGTACATACTGTTTTCTTAATTCATACCTGAATGCCTATGGGATTACCCAGTTTACCAACCTGGAAAACCTGGCCGATGAAATTATCGCGGAGCTGGACGGCAGTAATGACCTTGTATACCGCATCGGGACCGGAGAGTTCACCGATTCGCTGATGATGGATGAAGTTACCGGTATCGCGGCGGGGCTCATGAAGCGCCTGAGCCGGTATGACAATGTGATGCTGGAGTTTAAAACGAAGTCGGCCAACATCGATCATCTTCTTTCGGTGGAGGAAAAGGGAAACGCTGTTCTTGCCTGGAGTCTCAATACTGAACGGAATATCAGTCTCTACGAGGAAGGAGCGGCAACCCTGGATGAACGGATCGCGGCCGCGGAAAAAGCCCGGTGTGCCGGATATTTCTGCGCTTTTCATTTTGATCCCATCATATTTTATGACGGATGCATGGAGGAGTATGGTGAGGTTCTGGATCGTCTTTTCAGCAGGATTGATCCGGACGGTGTGGTATGGATATCACTGGGGACCTTCCGTCACAGCCCTGGATTTAAAGAGATTATCATGGACAAATTTCCCCATGAGCAGCTGACGACGGGTGAGATGTTCCCGGGGACCGATGGTAAAATGAGATATCTCAAACATAAAAGAATTGCCCTGTACCGGTACATGAAGGAGCGCATAGAGTCCTGGTCCGGTAAACCCTTTGTGTATCTATGCATGGAGACCGGTGACATATGGGAGTCCGTATTCCATGTCAGGTATGGAAACAGTGAAGAACTTGAACGGGATTTCAGCCGGCATTTAAAAGAAAATTTTCTTAAATGA
- a CDS encoding peptide chain release factor 2: protein MDEKDYREAQRELESLLEKINELYNTIGIDGLKARLVELERETQKDDFWKNKERFAVVNQDISKLKRKAEPWIVLMRQTKEASELMEMAMLESDEGILNEITVTIGNLSKRFNELETRELLAGEDDGNNAFITIHPGAGGTESQDWASMLFRMYFRWAEKNEYEVDVFDYTPGDEAGIKSSTMLIRGEYAFGMLKGEMGVHRLVRISPFDANKRRHTSFASVEVMPELTEDVEVEINESDLRIDTYRASGAGGQHVNRTDSAVRITHIPTGIIAQCQNERSQHKNKSFAMKVLKSRIYELQKMQQEERKQEKMGEKKDISWGNQIRSYVFQPYTLVKDHRTGEETGSVDHVFDGEIDRFIYACLKMRKSES from the coding sequence TTGGATGAGAAAGATTACAGGGAAGCACAGCGGGAACTGGAGAGCCTCCTTGAGAAAATAAATGAGCTGTACAATACCATAGGTATTGATGGACTTAAAGCGAGACTTGTTGAGCTTGAAAGAGAAACACAGAAGGATGATTTCTGGAAAAACAAGGAACGCTTTGCCGTGGTCAACCAGGATATCAGCAAATTAAAAAGAAAGGCAGAGCCCTGGATCGTTCTCATGCGGCAGACCAAAGAGGCCAGCGAGCTTATGGAGATGGCGATGCTCGAGAGTGACGAGGGAATTCTGAATGAGATCACTGTTACGATCGGGAATCTCTCCAAACGTTTCAATGAGCTGGAAACACGGGAGCTCCTTGCCGGTGAAGATGACGGTAATAATGCTTTCATCACCATACATCCCGGTGCCGGGGGCACGGAATCGCAGGACTGGGCGAGCATGCTTTTCAGAATGTATTTCCGCTGGGCTGAAAAAAATGAGTATGAAGTTGATGTCTTTGATTACACCCCGGGCGATGAAGCCGGAATTAAGAGTTCAACGATGCTGATACGCGGTGAATACGCCTTCGGCATGCTGAAGGGTGAAATGGGTGTGCACCGTCTGGTGAGGATTTCTCCCTTTGATGCCAATAAGAGACGTCATACGTCATTCGCATCCGTGGAAGTAATGCCTGAATTGACCGAGGATGTTGAAGTTGAAATAAACGAGAGTGACCTGCGTATCGATACATACCGTGCCTCAGGAGCGGGAGGACAGCACGTCAACAGGACCGATTCCGCCGTGCGCATAACACATATACCCACGGGAATAATAGCACAGTGCCAGAATGAGAGGTCACAGCACAAGAATAAGTCCTTTGCCATGAAGGTCCTGAAATCAAGGATTTATGAATTGCAGAAAATGCAGCAGGAGGAACGCAAACAGGAGAAGATGGGAGAGAAAAAGGATATCTCCTGGGGAAACCAGATCCGATCCTATGTGTTTCAACCCTATACTCTGGTAAAGGATCACCGCACAGGAGAGGAAACCGGTAGTGTGGACCATGTATTCGATGGCGAAATCGACCGCTTCATTTACGCTTGCTTAAAAATGAGGAAGTCCGAGTCATAG
- the fliS gene encoding flagellar export chaperone FliS has protein sequence MALPKEKNPYNQYKETQVATANQGKLIVMLYDGAIKFLNIAIENMDSPKTFDIANNNIIKAQDIITELLISLNMKEGGEISQNLFNLYMYFKKQLLEANIKKDSEVLKPVLTMIKSLREAWEQISANEAKSDKIGNVGSKGSFSVEG, from the coding sequence ATGGCATTGCCAAAAGAAAAAAATCCGTACAATCAGTACAAAGAGACACAGGTAGCCACGGCAAATCAGGGTAAACTCATTGTAATGCTCTACGATGGCGCTATTAAATTTCTCAACATCGCCATTGAAAACATGGATTCACCGAAAACTTTTGATATCGCCAACAATAATATTATTAAAGCGCAGGATATTATTACGGAGCTTCTCATCTCCCTTAACATGAAGGAGGGAGGAGAAATATCCCAGAACCTTTTCAACCTCTATATGTATTTCAAAAAACAGCTTCTTGAAGCCAACATTAAAAAAGACTCCGAAGTACTCAAACCCGTTCTGACCATGATAAAATCCCTGAGAGAGGCCTGGGAACAGATTTCCGCCAACGAAGCAAAAAGCGATAAAATAGGCAATGTCGGATCCAAGGGGAGCTTCAGTGTTGAGGGATGA
- a CDS encoding phosphoribosylaminoimidazolesuccinocarboxamide synthase: MKALTEIKLPGLRKQYSGKVRDLYKVDDEHMLIVATDRVSAFDHIFPNGIPGKGIILNTISNMWFNKIRFVKNHIVEKNFNNFPKPFCDFPELLKDRSVIVKKTKRIDFECVSRGYIIGTGWKDYQKTGKVCGITLPAGLRLAEKLESPLFTPAVKAETGHDENVSIEVMKNEMGTVAAETLADLTLRIYEFARDVMDPLGIILADTKFEFGYLGNEIILIDEVLTPDSSRFWDKSQYAVGSSPVSYDKQFIRDYLETTTWDKNSPPPPLPDEIVERTKEKYEEILKKLSTV; the protein is encoded by the coding sequence ATGAAAGCATTAACAGAGATCAAACTGCCGGGATTAAGAAAACAGTACAGCGGAAAGGTGCGGGATCTTTACAAGGTTGATGATGAACACATGCTTATAGTGGCCACGGACCGCGTTTCAGCCTTTGACCATATATTCCCCAACGGTATCCCGGGAAAAGGAATAATTCTCAACACCATCTCCAATATGTGGTTCAATAAAATAAGGTTCGTAAAAAACCATATCGTGGAAAAGAATTTCAACAATTTCCCTAAACCCTTCTGCGATTTTCCCGAACTGCTCAAAGACCGTTCCGTCATTGTGAAAAAAACAAAAAGGATCGATTTCGAATGTGTATCGCGGGGCTATATCATAGGCACGGGCTGGAAGGATTACCAGAAAACCGGTAAAGTCTGCGGCATCACCCTGCCGGCGGGCCTTCGGTTGGCGGAAAAACTGGAGTCTCCCCTTTTCACGCCGGCAGTTAAGGCTGAAACGGGCCACGATGAAAATGTATCAATCGAAGTGATGAAAAATGAGATGGGAACCGTCGCTGCCGAGACCCTGGCCGATCTGACACTGAGAATATATGAATTCGCCCGTGATGTCATGGATCCCCTGGGCATCATCCTTGCCGACACCAAATTTGAGTTCGGTTACCTGGGAAATGAAATAATCCTCATAGACGAGGTTCTGACCCCCGACAGTTCACGGTTCTGGGATAAAAGCCAGTATGCAGTGGGGAGCTCGCCGGTAAGTTATGACAAGCAGTTCATCAGGGATTACCTGGAAACTACGACATGGGATAAAAATTCACCTCCTCCACCCCTCCCCGACGAGATCGTGGAAAGGACAAAAGAGAAATATGAAGAAATCCTGAAGAAGTTATCGACGGTATAA
- a CDS encoding Asp-tRNA(Asn)/Glu-tRNA(Gln) amidotransferase GatCAB subunit B has translation MTYEPVIGLEVHVQLNTATKIFCRCSTKFGAGANTQTCPVCQGQPGVLPVLNEEVLKKGILAGLAINSTVAGYSKFDRKNYFYPDLPKAYQISQYDRPICEGGYIEINTPPGGKRIGITRLHLEEDAGKSIHSEDPKKNISYVDLNRTGVPLAEIVSEPDIRSADEAYEYLQNLKTIMKYIGVSDVNMEEGSLRCDVNISLREAGTEPFGEKVEIKNLNSFKAVKAAINYEIERQKKLLEEGEKSAIVQETRLWDADRMVTYSMRSKEDAHDYRYFPDPDLPPIIIAEDYIETLRKSLPELPAEKKRRFIDQYELSDVDAAILVSTRQLADYFEAVIKEGATAKRTSNWILSELLARIDDPESLDRYIVTPSHMARLLKLIDNDTISGKIAKNIFDEMIKTGDDPEKIVEEKGMKQVTDLSEIEPVIERIIRENPQSVEDYRNGKEKALGFLVGQAMKETKGKANPQIVNQLLREKMS, from the coding sequence ATGACATATGAACCCGTAATAGGCCTGGAAGTTCACGTCCAGCTGAATACAGCTACAAAAATTTTCTGCCGGTGCTCCACGAAATTCGGCGCCGGAGCCAACACCCAGACATGCCCGGTATGCCAGGGACAGCCGGGAGTACTGCCCGTCCTTAATGAAGAAGTCCTTAAAAAAGGTATTCTTGCCGGTCTGGCAATCAACAGCACCGTGGCCGGGTACAGCAAATTCGACAGGAAAAACTATTTCTATCCCGACCTTCCCAAGGCATACCAGATATCCCAGTATGACCGTCCCATATGCGAGGGCGGCTACATCGAAATCAATACCCCTCCCGGAGGCAAGAGGATCGGCATAACAAGACTCCATCTCGAGGAGGATGCAGGAAAATCAATTCACTCCGAGGATCCGAAAAAAAACATATCTTACGTGGACCTTAACAGAACCGGCGTGCCCCTGGCGGAAATAGTATCGGAACCCGATATCCGCTCCGCCGATGAGGCCTATGAATATCTGCAGAACCTGAAGACCATCATGAAGTACATCGGTGTTTCCGATGTCAACATGGAGGAAGGAAGCCTCCGCTGTGATGTAAACATATCGCTCCGCGAGGCAGGAACGGAACCCTTTGGCGAAAAGGTGGAAATCAAGAATCTCAATTCATTTAAGGCCGTCAAGGCCGCTATCAATTATGAGATCGAGCGCCAGAAAAAACTCCTTGAGGAAGGGGAAAAAAGCGCCATCGTCCAGGAAACCCGTCTCTGGGACGCCGACAGAATGGTAACCTACAGCATGCGCTCCAAGGAGGATGCCCATGACTACCGGTATTTTCCCGATCCTGACCTGCCTCCCATTATCATCGCTGAAGACTACATTGAAACACTGCGAAAAAGCCTGCCGGAACTCCCGGCGGAGAAGAAAAGACGTTTCATTGACCAGTACGAATTGTCCGATGTCGATGCGGCAATCCTTGTTTCCACCCGCCAGCTGGCCGACTATTTCGAGGCCGTCATCAAAGAAGGAGCCACGGCAAAAAGGACATCCAACTGGATACTGAGTGAACTCCTGGCCAGGATCGATGACCCCGAGTCACTTGACCGGTATATTGTCACGCCTTCACACATGGCCAGGCTGCTTAAGCTCATTGACAACGACACGATCAGCGGAAAAATCGCCAAGAATATCTTCGATGAAATGATTAAAACCGGTGATGATCCTGAAAAAATTGTTGAAGAAAAAGGAATGAAGCAGGTTACTGACCTCTCGGAAATCGAACCCGTTATTGAAAGAATTATACGGGAGAACCCCCAGTCCGTTGAGGACTACAGGAACGGCAAGGAAAAGGCCCTGGGCTTCCTGGTGGGACAGGCCATGAAAGAAACAAAGGGGAAAGCAAATCCCCAGATAGTAAACCAGCTGCTGCGGGAAAAAATGAGTTGA
- a CDS encoding glutamate-5-semialdehyde dehydrogenase yields the protein MDDRQYIEDLCIKAKKASTFIARRTTSEKNNILLRIASLLREKSDYIIAENEKDINTARAAGLSSAMIDRLVLNRDRIMSMSVSVEEIAALEDPVGRIENMRVRPSGIRVGQMRVPIGVVAVIYESRPNVTTDIAALCIKSGNASILRGGRESIHSNTALYGVVKTALAGFGYPEEIVTLITRTDRELVSLLLKKNDYIDIVIPRGGEGLIRRVTEESTIPVIKHDKGVCHTFIDAGAVEEMANRIAVNAKVQRPGVCNSMETLLIHRDYPRKESLLQSLLDNKVELRGCRRTVALMPASVKPALEDDWAMEYLDLILSVRIVDTMEEAMDHIARYGSGHSESIVTNDYFNAERFLKEVDSSAVFVNASTRFHDGGEFGLGAEVGISTQKLHARGAMGVEGLTTQKYVVYGSGEIR from the coding sequence ATGGACGACAGGCAATATATTGAAGATCTTTGTATCAAGGCAAAAAAGGCCTCTACTTTTATAGCCAGGCGCACAACCAGTGAAAAAAATAATATCCTGCTGCGTATCGCATCGCTGCTGCGCGAGAAAAGTGATTATATCATAGCGGAGAACGAAAAGGATATAAACACGGCCCGGGCTGCCGGATTGAGCAGTGCGATGATAGACCGTCTCGTTCTCAACAGGGACCGGATTATGTCTATGTCCGTGTCCGTCGAGGAAATCGCGGCGTTGGAAGATCCCGTGGGCCGCATCGAAAATATGCGCGTCAGACCTTCCGGTATCCGTGTAGGACAGATGCGTGTCCCCATCGGAGTAGTCGCGGTCATTTACGAATCGCGTCCGAATGTCACCACTGATATTGCAGCTCTCTGTATAAAGTCCGGTAACGCCTCCATACTCAGGGGGGGCAGGGAATCGATTCATTCCAACACGGCCCTGTATGGCGTGGTAAAAACGGCCCTGGCAGGGTTTGGATATCCCGAGGAGATCGTGACTCTCATCACCAGGACCGACCGAGAACTGGTATCGTTGCTGCTGAAGAAAAATGACTATATCGATATAGTCATCCCCCGTGGAGGGGAGGGACTCATCAGGCGTGTAACTGAAGAGTCCACCATCCCTGTCATAAAACACGACAAGGGAGTTTGTCATACCTTCATAGATGCCGGTGCGGTAGAGGAAATGGCCAACCGGATCGCGGTAAACGCAAAGGTGCAGCGGCCCGGTGTTTGCAATTCCATGGAAACCCTGCTTATTCACCGCGATTATCCACGCAAGGAATCGCTTCTTCAATCGCTGCTCGACAACAAGGTGGAACTCCGGGGATGCAGAAGAACCGTGGCCCTGATGCCTGCCTCGGTAAAGCCCGCTCTCGAAGACGACTGGGCCATGGAATATCTTGATCTGATCCTGTCAGTTCGCATTGTTGACACCATGGAAGAGGCTATGGATCATATAGCCCGGTACGGTTCAGGACATTCCGAATCAATCGTTACAAATGATTATTTTAATGCCGAGAGGTTTTTAAAAGAGGTGGATTCCTCGGCCGTTTTTGTCAATGCTTCAACCAGGTTTCACGACGGCGGTGAGTTCGGTCTCGGCGCAGAAGTGGGAATATCCACGCAGAAGCTGCATGCCAGGGGTGCCATGGGAGTGGAAGGATTGACGACCCAGAAATATGTTGTTTACGGCAGTGGAGAGATTCGTTAG
- the rsfS gene encoding ribosome silencing factor, whose product MTIEDQRNNIDITAVLKKCGQALDDKKAEETVIVNISKVNPYFDYFIITTGSSVVHCKALAREVRQCLYSQGVKERGKPDLNSGWIVLDFNDIVIHIFTEEMRAYYKLEKLWADGDRVKL is encoded by the coding sequence ATGACCATTGAGGACCAGCGGAACAATATAGACATAACGGCTGTTTTAAAAAAATGCGGCCAGGCCCTTGACGATAAAAAGGCCGAGGAAACGGTCATCGTCAATATAAGCAAAGTCAATCCCTACTTTGATTATTTCATCATAACCACGGGAAGCAGTGTTGTGCACTGCAAGGCACTGGCGCGTGAAGTTCGGCAGTGCCTTTATTCTCAGGGCGTCAAGGAACGAGGCAAGCCCGATCTTAATTCGGGATGGATCGTATTGGATTTTAACGACATCGTTATCCATATCTTTACCGAAGAGATGCGGGCCTACTATAAGCTGGAAAAACTGTGGGCCGACGGTGACCGGGTAAAACTGTAA
- a CDS encoding phosphopyruvate hydratase, whose protein sequence is MTIITDVRAREVLDSRGNPTVEVDVELSSGFRGRAIVPSGASTGEHEAVELRDGDKSRYLGKGVLNAVANVNEKIAGSIIEMDAMNQIEIDNVLIELDGTPNKAKLGANAILAVSLACAKAAAETLGMPLYRYLGGVNACELPVPMMNILNGGSHADSNVDLQEFMVMPVGAVNFREALRMGAETFHALKSVLKGKGYNTAVGDEGGFAPSCKSNEEPLELIMEAITKAGYKPGSDIMIALDPASSEFYDKGKKKYIFSKSDGSERDAAQMVDYWEKLVNAFPIISIEDGLAEDDWDGYKIFTERMGKRIQLMGDDLYVTNTERLKKGIDMGVTNSILIKLNQIGTLTETMRAIEMAQKAGFTAVVSHRSGESEDTTIADLVVATNAGQIKTGSASRTDRIAKYNQLLRIEEELGAMAVFRGKGAFYNLA, encoded by the coding sequence ATGACAATTATAACCGATGTCAGGGCACGGGAGGTGCTTGATTCCAGGGGTAATCCCACGGTTGAGGTTGATGTAGAGCTCTCTTCCGGTTTCAGGGGAAGGGCCATTGTTCCATCAGGAGCATCCACGGGCGAGCATGAAGCAGTAGAACTTCGTGATGGAGACAAGAGCAGGTATCTCGGTAAGGGAGTTCTCAACGCCGTGGCAAATGTCAATGAGAAGATAGCCGGGTCCATAATCGAAATGGACGCCATGAATCAGATTGAGATCGATAATGTCCTTATAGAACTCGATGGTACACCAAATAAAGCCAAGCTCGGCGCGAACGCCATTCTTGCCGTGTCCCTGGCCTGTGCAAAGGCTGCTGCAGAAACCCTGGGCATGCCTCTGTACCGATACCTGGGAGGAGTGAACGCCTGTGAACTCCCTGTTCCGATGATGAATATCCTTAACGGCGGATCCCATGCCGATTCAAATGTTGATTTGCAGGAATTCATGGTAATGCCCGTGGGAGCAGTTAATTTCCGCGAGGCACTGCGCATGGGTGCGGAAACCTTTCATGCCCTGAAAAGCGTTCTGAAGGGAAAGGGATATAACACGGCCGTGGGTGATGAAGGCGGTTTCGCTCCCAGTTGCAAATCCAATGAGGAGCCTCTTGAGCTCATCATGGAAGCCATAACCAAGGCGGGGTACAAGCCCGGCAGTGACATCATGATCGCCCTTGACCCGGCCTCAAGCGAATTTTACGACAAGGGAAAGAAAAAATATATTTTCTCCAAGAGTGATGGCAGCGAACGGGATGCGGCACAGATGGTGGATTACTGGGAGAAACTGGTCAATGCCTTCCCGATTATTTCCATTGAAGATGGTCTTGCCGAGGATGATTGGGACGGATATAAAATATTTACCGAGAGAATGGGTAAGCGCATTCAGCTTATGGGTGACGATCTCTATGTGACAAACACGGAAAGGTTGAAAAAGGGGATCGATATGGGTGTAACTAATTCTATCCTCATCAAGCTTAACCAGATCGGGACTCTCACTGAAACCATGCGGGCTATTGAAATGGCCCAAAAGGCCGGATTTACCGCCGTTGTTTCCCACAGGTCAGGTGAGTCCGAGGACACAACCATTGCCGACCTGGTAGTGGCCACCAATGCCGGCCAGATAAAAACAGGCTCCGCTTCACGAACCGATCGCATAGCCAAGTACAATCAGCTGTTGCGCATTGAAGAGGAACTGGGGGCCATGGCTGTTTTCCGGGGGAAAGGAGCGTTTTACAACCTTGCCTAG
- a CDS encoding imidazoleglycerol-phosphate dehydratase HisB has translation MTRKSEFKRKTKETDISVDLELMSLKEARINSGVPFFDHMLASFARHGRLFIDLQCRGDNDIDDHHTVEDIGICLGTAFQKALGDKAGITRFGDAVVPMDDALTMVAVDLSGRPYFSHRGIELKGYINRFSEELTLEFLRSFAGNAGINLHINVLYGENRHHIHESIFKAMGVALYKAVSLDPFLAGSVLSTKGTI, from the coding sequence ATGACAAGGAAATCTGAGTTTAAAAGAAAGACAAAAGAGACAGATATCTCCGTAGACCTGGAGCTCATGAGCCTGAAAGAGGCACGGATAAACAGCGGCGTGCCTTTTTTTGATCACATGCTTGCCTCCTTTGCAAGGCATGGCAGATTATTTATTGATCTTCAGTGCCGGGGCGATAATGATATCGACGATCACCACACCGTTGAAGATATAGGTATTTGCCTGGGAACCGCTTTCCAGAAAGCCCTGGGAGACAAGGCCGGCATAACCCGTTTCGGTGATGCCGTTGTACCCATGGATGATGCCCTTACCATGGTGGCCGTTGATCTTTCCGGCCGTCCCTATTTTTCTCACCGGGGAATTGAACTGAAGGGCTACATCAACCGGTTTAGCGAGGAACTGACCCTGGAATTTCTGCGCTCCTTTGCGGGGAATGCAGGCATCAATCTCCATATCAATGTCCTCTATGGAGAGAACAGGCACCATATTCATGAATCCATATTCAAGGCCATGGGCGTGGCCCTCTATAAGGCCGTGTCGCTTGATCCTTTTCTGGCGGGATCAGTGCTTTCTACAAAGGGGACAATTTAA
- a CDS encoding imidazole glycerol phosphate synthase subunit HisH, whose protein sequence is MITVIDYGMGNLRSVVKAVELYTDRVRVSSDPAVIKESDALIMPGDGAFAMAMKHLHEMGWIDPLREFIAGGGLFFGICLGYQLLFSSSEEFGFTKGMDIVPGEVVKFSDADMKVPHMGWNSVSFVSDSPFLRGLENESYFYFIHSFYPEVRDRSWVVGEVSYGKTFPCIVGKGNLIATQFHPEKSHTCGLRIIENFVRAAC, encoded by the coding sequence ATGATCACCGTAATCGATTACGGCATGGGGAACCTGCGTTCCGTCGTGAAGGCTGTGGAACTGTATACCGACAGGGTGCGGGTGAGCAGCGATCCGGCAGTCATAAAAGAATCCGATGCCCTCATCATGCCCGGTGACGGAGCCTTTGCCATGGCCATGAAACACCTCCATGAAATGGGCTGGATAGATCCGTTGCGGGAGTTCATTGCCGGTGGCGGACTTTTTTTTGGCATCTGCCTGGGATATCAGCTGCTCTTTTCCTCCAGCGAGGAATTCGGATTTACGAAGGGCATGGATATCGTTCCCGGTGAAGTGGTGAAGTTCAGTGATGCGGACATGAAGGTCCCCCATATGGGCTGGAACTCTGTTTCATTCGTATCCGATTCGCCCTTTCTCAGGGGCCTGGAAAACGAAAGTTATTTTTATTTCATACATTCATTCTATCCCGAGGTGAGGGACCGGAGCTGGGTTGTCGGCGAGGTAAGTTATGGAAAAACTTTTCCCTGCATAGTAGGGAAGGGCAATCTCATCGCGACGCAGTTCCATCCCGAAAAAAGCCATACCTGCGGGCTCAGGATAATCGAAAATTTTGTGAGGGCTGCATGCTGA
- the hisA gene encoding 1-(5-phosphoribosyl)-5-[(5-phosphoribosylamino)methylideneamino]imidazole-4-carboxamide isomerase, whose amino-acid sequence MLIIPAIDLKNGNCVRLLQGDPEKETVYSTNPREMAKSFEDMGAQLIHVVDLDGAFEGRPVNFDLVASIARAVKIPIEIGGGIRSGETVRRYLDAGIGRIILGSVILEDEFDNLLADHKESLVAGIDAKNSMVAVKGWKDVTSVSADEIITKVMDRGIGEIIYTDISTDGMLSGPNMGAYEHILETFPGIRLIASGGVSCLEDLAALSRLEEKGLRGAIVGKAIYDGRIDLRRALKEIH is encoded by the coding sequence ATGCTGATCATACCCGCTATAGACCTGAAAAACGGCAACTGTGTCCGCCTTCTCCAGGGCGATCCCGAGAAGGAAACGGTTTATTCCACGAATCCGCGCGAAATGGCAAAGAGTTTCGAAGATATGGGCGCGCAGCTCATTCATGTGGTTGACCTGGACGGCGCTTTCGAAGGGCGTCCCGTCAATTTTGACCTGGTCGCATCCATAGCGCGTGCGGTGAAAATTCCCATTGAAATAGGCGGCGGTATCCGCAGCGGCGAAACGGTGCGTCGGTATCTCGATGCGGGCATAGGGCGCATAATCCTGGGCTCCGTCATTCTGGAAGACGAGTTCGATAATCTCCTGGCCGACCATAAAGAAAGCCTGGTTGCCGGCATCGATGCGAAGAACTCCATGGTGGCCGTAAAGGGATGGAAAGACGTCACTTCCGTGAGCGCCGATGAAATAATTACCAAGGTAATGGACCGGGGAATCGGTGAAATAATTTATACGGATATTTCCACCGATGGCATGCTCAGCGGGCCTAACATGGGAGCATACGAACATATCCTTGAAACATTTCCCGGTATCCGTCTTATCGCCTCAGGCGGTGTATCCTGTCTCGAAGACCTGGCAGCGCTATCCCGTCTTGAAGAAAAGGGGCTCAGGGGAGCCATCGTGGGCAAGGCGATTTACGACGGACGTATCGATCTTCGCCGGGCTCTGAAGGAGATACATTGA